From Streptomyces sp. NBC_01460, a single genomic window includes:
- a CDS encoding TIGR03618 family F420-dependent PPOX class oxidoreductase, with amino-acid sequence MTVTFDDAVRARLLAPNIWYVGTVFADGAPQVSPMWVDLEGDGELTFNTSVGRVKEENLRGDPRVYLSHADAADPFDRVQISGVVSRFIEGEEAHTRMDSLARKYLGSERFEWTMPGEQRVAVVVRPVKVRHIVGVERFRPGGPVPAP; translated from the coding sequence ATGACTGTGACCTTTGACGATGCCGTCCGCGCCCGGTTGCTGGCCCCCAACATCTGGTATGTGGGGACCGTGTTCGCCGATGGAGCACCGCAGGTCAGCCCGATGTGGGTGGACCTGGAAGGAGACGGGGAGCTGACGTTCAACACCTCGGTGGGCCGGGTGAAGGAGGAGAACCTGCGCGGCGACCCCCGCGTCTATCTCTCCCACGCGGACGCCGCCGATCCCTTCGACCGCGTGCAGATCAGTGGTGTGGTGTCCCGCTTCATCGAAGGCGAGGAAGCACATACCCGGATGGACAGCCTGGCCCGCAAGTATCTGGGCAGCGAACGCTTCGAGTGGACCATGCCGGGAGAGCAGCGCGTCGCGGTGGTCGTGCGCCCGGTCAAGGTACGGCACATCGTCGGGGTGGAGCGGTTCCGGCCCGGTGGCCCTGTCCCCGCTCCCTGA